Genomic DNA from Nitrospira sp.:
CCGGGAACGACCAGTCGGCCCGCGGCAGGAATCACCGTCGCACCGGCCGGGACGGTGAGCTTCGGCCCGACTGCTGCGATGCTGCCGTGTTCAATCAGCACATCCGCCACGCCGTTGACGCGTCCCGGATCAATCACATGACCGCCTTGAATCAATAGTGTCATCGTTCACTCATGCATTGAAAAAGTGTACATCTACATTGAGGTTGCTGGCTTGACTGGCTTCACCCCGCTCCGGACATGAGATACAAAATACCCATCCGCACGGCGACGCCGTTGGCGACCTGATCGAGGATCACGGACGAGAGGCTGTCCGCGACGTCCGGGGCGATTTCCACACCACGGTTGATGGGACCAGGATGCATGACGATGGCGCCGGGCTCGGCCAGCTTGACGCGGTCGCCGGTTAATCCGTACTGACGCGCATACTCGCGAATCGTCGGGAACAGGGCTCGCCCCTGCCGTTCGAGTTGCAATCGCAACATCATGATCACATGCACGCCCCGCAATCCTTCGTCGAGGTTGTGATAGACCTTCACGCCCAGTTGGCCGATGTGCAGGGGAATCATGGTGGCCGGGCCCACGACGCGCACTTCCGCGCCGAGTTTCGTGAGGGCGAAAATATTGGAACGGGCCACGCGGCTGTGGGCGACGTCGCCGACAATCGCCACCTTGAGTCCGGCGAACCCCATGCCTCGGCTGCGAATCGTATACAGGTCCAGCAACGCCTGGGTCGGGTGTTCATGCCACCCGTCTCCGGCATTGATGACCGACGACTTCACCCCGCGTGCTAATGTTTCGGCTGCCCCGGCTGAGGAATGCCGCAGGACGATAATGTCAGCCTGCATCGCCTCAATATTCCTGGCCGTGTCCAGGAGCGTCTCACCCTTGACGACACTGCTGGAGGATGGAGAAAAGTTGATGACGTCGGCGCTGAGTCGTTTCGCCGCGAGTTCAAATGAGGTTCGGGTTCTCGTGCTCGGCTCGAAAAAGAGGTTCACCACGGTCTTGCCGCGTAGCGCCGGCACCTTCTTGATCTCCCGCCCCGACACTTCCTTGAAGGAATCGGCCGTCTCCAGGATCAAGGAGATATCGTCTGCCGACAAGTGGGTCAGACTGAGCAGGTCTTTCCGTTTGAGCCCCACGACACTGTCTCCGGTTACGTCCTGATGATGACCACGCGGTCCTCTTCCCCGTTTTCTTCGAGGTGGACCTCAATGGCCTCGTCGCGCGAGGTAGGAATATTCTTTCCGATGTAATTCGCCTTGATGGGCAATTGCCGGTGGCCGCGATCAACCAGCACCGCCAGTTGTATTTCCGCCGGTCGTCCGAGATCGATCAATCCGTCCATGGCGGCCCGGATGGTCCGGCCGGTGAACAGTACGTCATCGACCAGCACCACTTTCAAATTGGAAATCTTGAAGGGGACCGAGGTCGTCCGGAGGATCGGCTGATCTTTTCTCAGCGAGAGATCATCTCGGTAGAGTGTGATGTCCAGCTCACCGATCGGGATTTGGGTGCCTTCAATATCATGGATGCGGCGGACGAGCCGGTGGGCCAGGTGCACGCCCCCCGTTCGGATTCCCACGAGCGCGAGATCCTGGATCCCTTTGTTGCGCTCCAAAATTTCGTGAGCGATGCGGGTGACAGCGCGGGCGATGTCGCCGGCGTCCATCACGACCCGTTCCTGTCGTGTGTCTGAGGTGGAGTCGGTCGTCATCGGGGGCCGATCTGCCGGAGGCATAAAAAAACCTTCCCACCGGCTTGGATGAGAAGGTGCAGGTTGTCGGACGGCTGTGTGCCGTGGATGGTCATCATGGCTCCTTACCCAC
This window encodes:
- a CDS encoding aspartate carbamoyltransferase catalytic subunit, whose amino-acid sequence is MGLKRKDLLSLTHLSADDISLILETADSFKEVSGREIKKVPALRGKTVVNLFFEPSTRTRTSFELAAKRLSADVINFSPSSSSVVKGETLLDTARNIEAMQADIIVLRHSSAGAAETLARGVKSSVINAGDGWHEHPTQALLDLYTIRSRGMGFAGLKVAIVGDVAHSRVARSNIFALTKLGAEVRVVGPATMIPLHIGQLGVKVYHNLDEGLRGVHVIMMLRLQLERQGRALFPTIREYARQYGLTGDRVKLAEPGAIVMHPGPINRGVEIAPDVADSLSSVILDQVANGVAVRMGILYLMSGAG
- the pyrR gene encoding bifunctional pyr operon transcriptional regulator/uracil phosphoribosyltransferase PyrR; protein product: MTTDSTSDTRQERVVMDAGDIARAVTRIAHEILERNKGIQDLALVGIRTGGVHLAHRLVRRIHDIEGTQIPIGELDITLYRDDLSLRKDQPILRTTSVPFKISNLKVVLVDDVLFTGRTIRAAMDGLIDLGRPAEIQLAVLVDRGHRQLPIKANYIGKNIPTSRDEAIEVHLEENGEEDRVVIIRT